TGGATTAACATTCACCAATCGAAAGTTTATATCTCCTCTTTGCGACTGGATTTATAATGTAACATATAACCCACTCTAAAAACAACCCCTAAATTTTAAAAATTCAAAAAAATACTTTCGCCTCATTCTTACATCTGCTTCATTTCTTCTCATAAAAAACGTGCAAACTCTGATAATCAGAATCTGCACGTTAAAGAGAGATTGGCTTTTAGTTTAAAACTGTATTAATTAGAAATCCACGGATTTCTGCGTTTCTTAGAACTCTCTGTACGACCACCTGCACTTGAACGCTGAGATTTCACAACCGTTTTGGTCTTCTTGCTGCTATTTTGACTTGAGGTCTTTGCTTTTGCTGCCGTTTCCTTCGTTGCATTCCCCTTACTCTTGAGCGAACTACCAGAGCTAGATTCCTCACTCACTGTTCTAGCAACTTCGGGAGTGTCCTGTACAAACGTTTCAGGATCTTGGATTTCCGGAACCCGATTATGCTGCGAATAATTACCTATACCAGGATACTGCGGATTAGACGGAATACTCGACATTATCGGCCCGCCAAAAGCTCCAAGAGGAGAATCTGGGACTATTCCCTGATTAGGTGTTCCTGCTCCATAAGCAGAGAATGCATTTGGGTTTCCATATGCAGGATAGGTATTATATGAGGGCATTTCATATGAATAGGGTTGAACATGCATTCCCCCGCACCCACAAGTAGTTGGCCAAGGAAGGTTCGATGACATCCCATACATCGGGTTCATCCCCGAAGCATTAGCCTCCATATTGTTAGGTGCAGCATTTGGATTCCATTGTTCCGGACTCACATTAGGCGCAGCATTTGGATTCCATTGTTCCGGACTCATATTAGGCCAAGCATTTGGATTCCATTGCTCCGGACTTACATTAGACGCAGCATTCGGATTCCATTGTTCCGGATTCACGTTAGGAGCAGCATTCGGATTCCATTGTTCCGGACTCACGTTAGGCGCAGCGTTCGGATTCCATTGTTCTGGACTCATATTAGGTGAATACATGTTTTCTGAAAAGTAGTATGGAGACATGCACTCTGGTCCAAATGCCGCTGGCTGAACATAACTTGGTGCCCAGTTCATATTCATATTAGGGTTATTTTGATAAGAATCATAGAGATAAGGATTTCCACCTAGACCTGGATATCCCATACTGTCACAAGAATTCGCCTTTTCCTCTTTGCAAGCCACTGGCTTCATCTCAGCTTTTGACGCCTCATGTTGTGCTACTGGCTCTTGATTTGGTACTGTAATCTGAACAAACAAGCTCTGCATTTCAATTTCTTGCACAGGAGCAACTTCCATTTGCATATTTGGCGCAGGGTTCGGTGCATTAATTGGAGCTATATTTACCGATGGATGTGGTGCTGAATTGGATTCAGGTGCGATTTTTGGCGATGGTTTAGGTGCAGGTTTAGTTTCTGGTTTTGCCTCAGGTTTAGTTTCTGCTTTTGCTTCCGGTTTAGTTTCTGGTTTAACCTCTGGTTTAGTTTCCGGTTTTGGTGCAGGAACCACCTCAGCAACTGGCTGTTCTTTTGGACCCGTATATTCCTTCCCGCCAACTTGTGTTTTCTCAGAAGCATTAGAAGGCATGTAGCCTGGCTGTACGGGGGAAGCGTTTGATGTCTTTTTAGGAATGTTAACTACTTCCCCTAACATCAATACATTCGGATTCTTTAGCTGGGGGTTTGCTTCAACCATATCCTTTAAGGGGATTCCCCACGCCTTAGATAATTTCCATAAGGTATCTCCTTGTTTAACTGTATGCTTGTAGTAAACTTCACTGTTATCCGGTACGGATACAGGAGCCGTAGGTATTTTTACTTTTTCACCAAGTGCCAGCACATTCGGATTACTGATCTGTGGATTAGCTTCAATAATTTTTTGTAACGGCACTCCGTACTTTTGCGATAATGCATACAGACTATCGCCTTGTTTGACAATGTGTATTTTCACGTAGCATTAACCTCCTAAAAGTTTTGTGGAGTATTGCTTTCTTACAGCTACACAGCAAAACTGGCTTTGAAAGCAAACACCCTTTGGATGGAACATTGCTCTCTTACAAAGTTATATGCGGTACAGCCGCCTCCTTCGTTACTACATCTTATGCAGCCCATGGGCGAATGACATCCCTGAAATAAAAAAAATCCTTTCATGAGACATGAAAAGATTTACCAGAGACCTCCGGCCATCTTCTTCATATGCATGAAAGGATATCCAATACCTATTCAACACTCATTACACGACTAGCATGTAAAAGAGCATATTGTACGATTAACTGTTATTCCCAAACCTTGTAGCCATCTTTGTCAACAACATTGCGGAATTCTTCAAGAAGCTTCAACGTTATTGGACCTGCATGTCCTTCTCCGATGATGCGTCCGTCAATTTCACGCGCTGCAATAACCTCTGCTGCCGTTCCAGTGAAGAATACCTCGTCGGCGATGTAAACATCATGCATGCTGAATGGTTCTTCTTTCAGTTTAATACCCAATTTCTCGCATAGCTCGATGATAGCCTGACGTGTGATTCCTTCGAGCGCACCCAGATAGCAAGGTGGAGTGGTGACCACGCCATTTTTGATGATGAAAATATTATCGCCAGATCCTTCAGTAACATATCCTTGAGCGTTCATCATAATCGCTTCATCGGCTTCTGCCAGATTGGACTGAATTTTCACTAGGATATTATTGAGATAGTTAAGTGATTTAATCTTCGGATTCAGTGCATCCGGAATATTACGGCGTTGGGATACAGAAACAGCACGAAGCCCATTAATGTACGCTTGCTCTGGGTAAATAGCTAATTGTTCAACGATAATGATTACGCTGGCTTTAGGGCAACGGCGTGGATCAAGACCCAAGTTACCAGGACCACGGGATACGATCAGTCGAATATAACCGTTACGCATGTCGTTGAGGCGAATCGTTTCAGCCATAGCTTCCAGCATCTCGTCATAAGTGAGCGGAATGTCCAGCATGATCGACTTCGCCGAATCATAAAGTCTGTCCAAATGCTCTTTACATTTAAAAATATTACCGTTGTAGATACGAATACCTTCAAATATGCCGTCTCCATACAAAAAACCGTGATCAAAAACGGATACCTTTGCATTTTCCTTAGTTACGTGTTGTCCATCCAGATAGATCCATTGTTCAGCCATGAATTTACTGCACCTCCGCTTTCTCTTCCTCATAGGTGTATGTGGGATACGAGCCCAGAATCCGTACCTGGCAGCCTAAAGCATTAATCTCTTCAATAGCCCCTGGCAGCAGGACCGATTCTATCGGTTCCAGCACATCAATATAAAAATAATAAGTACCCAGCTTTTTTTTCGTTGGTCGTGATTCAATACGCGATAAATTCAGCTTTCGCCAAGAAAAGGCAGCGAGAACCTGATGCAAAGCACCTGGAAAATCCTCAGGCAGCGTTACTAGGACACTCGTCTTTACACCATTGCTGCTCCGTGGAAGATCTACCTTCTGCGGACCGACAAGGACAAATCTTGTGTAGTTGTTGTTGTGATCTGTAACTTTCCGATCAACAATCTCCAGTCCATGAGTAGCTGCACCAAGCGCAGTACCGATCGCAGCCCAACCCTTTCCAGGATTGTTCTTAACGATTTCAACAGCTTCAGAGGTACTTCCGACCGACTCCAGTTCAGCCCAAGGTGCATGCTTCCGAACAAATTGCATACACTGTGCCATTGCAACAGGATGCGAAAGGATTTTTTTCACTTTAGTGAAATCCTTATTACCGTTCGTATCTCTGAATTCCAGCGGGTGACCGATGAGATTCTGTATCGATGGAAAGATCCATTCCGCCTGCATAGGTAGATCAACTTCATTAATAAGCCAATCAATATGGAGACTAACCGAACCTTCAATAGTATTCTCAATCGGGATAACGCTGTAATCAGTGGCTCCACCATCCGTAGAGAGAAAGACATCGGAAATTAACTTGTGATGCACAATTTTTACAGGCTCACCGTTAAACAAATGCAGCAGCGCTTCGT
This Paenibacillus sp. FSL R5-0345 DNA region includes the following protein-coding sequences:
- a CDS encoding LysM peptidoglycan-binding domain-containing protein, with protein sequence MKIHIVKQGDSLYALSQKYGVPLQKIIEANPQISNPNVLALGEKVKIPTAPVSVPDNSEVYYKHTVKQGDTLWKLSKAWGIPLKDMVEANPQLKNPNVLMLGEVVNIPKKTSNASPVQPGYMPSNASEKTQVGGKEYTGPKEQPVAEVVPAPKPETKPEVKPETKPEAKAETKPEAKPETKPAPKPSPKIAPESNSAPHPSVNIAPINAPNPAPNMQMEVAPVQEIEMQSLFVQITVPNQEPVAQHEASKAEMKPVACKEEKANSCDSMGYPGLGGNPYLYDSYQNNPNMNMNWAPSYVQPAAFGPECMSPYYFSENMYSPNMSPEQWNPNAAPNVSPEQWNPNAAPNVNPEQWNPNAASNVSPEQWNPNAWPNMSPEQWNPNAAPNVSPEQWNPNAAPNNMEANASGMNPMYGMSSNLPWPTTCGCGGMHVQPYSYEMPSYNTYPAYGNPNAFSAYGAGTPNQGIVPDSPLGAFGGPIMSSIPSNPQYPGIGNYSQHNRVPEIQDPETFVQDTPEVARTVSEESSSGSSLKSKGNATKETAAKAKTSSQNSSKKTKTVVKSQRSSAGGRTESSKKRRNPWISN
- the ilvE gene encoding branched-chain-amino-acid transaminase, producing MAEQWIYLDGQHVTKENAKVSVFDHGFLYGDGIFEGIRIYNGNIFKCKEHLDRLYDSAKSIMLDIPLTYDEMLEAMAETIRLNDMRNGYIRLIVSRGPGNLGLDPRRCPKASVIIIVEQLAIYPEQAYINGLRAVSVSQRRNIPDALNPKIKSLNYLNNILVKIQSNLAEADEAIMMNAQGYVTEGSGDNIFIIKNGVVTTPPCYLGALEGITRQAIIELCEKLGIKLKEEPFSMHDVYIADEVFFTGTAAEVIAAREIDGRIIGEGHAGPITLKLLEEFRNVVDKDGYKVWE
- the pheA gene encoding prephenate dehydratase encodes the protein MKSIAVLPQGSVSHEALLHLFNGEPVKIVHHKLISDVFLSTDGGATDYSVIPIENTIEGSVSLHIDWLINEVDLPMQAEWIFPSIQNLIGHPLEFRDTNGNKDFTKVKKILSHPVAMAQCMQFVRKHAPWAELESVGSTSEAVEIVKNNPGKGWAAIGTALGAATHGLEIVDRKVTDHNNNYTRFVLVGPQKVDLPRSSNGVKTSVLVTLPEDFPGALHQVLAAFSWRKLNLSRIESRPTKKKLGTYYFYIDVLEPIESVLLPGAIEEINALGCQVRILGSYPTYTYEEEKAEVQ